A region from the Parasphingopyxis sp. CP4 genome encodes:
- a CDS encoding glutamate--cysteine ligase encodes MSTKTVSKSDAPIIEDRQQLLEVFSKGEKPQDKWLIGTEHEKFVYCRTDLHAPSYDEPGGIRDLLNALTEFGWEPIEENGKVIAMQGADGTVSLEPAGQLELSGAALDNLHETCAETGRHLQQVKAIGEKTGKGFLGLGMWPDKRRDELPIMPKGRYKIMLDYMPKKGNLGLDMMLRTCTIQTNLDYSSEADMARKFRVGLALQPLATALFANSPFTEGKPNGFLSFRSHIWSDTDPDRTGMLPFVFEDGFGYERYADYALDVPMYFAYRGGEYLDASGLSFRDFLNGELPILPGEKPTIDDWNDHLSTIFPEVRLKSFLEMRGADGGPWNRICAMPALWVGLLYDQTALDAAWDIVKSWSIEEREDLRNSVPKLGLKAPLPSGRTLGDIAGEVLDIATAGLSARARLNGSGDNESGFLDPLREIVATGKTPAESLLERYHGAWNGDVSRVYEEESF; translated from the coding sequence ATGAGTACGAAGACGGTTTCGAAAAGCGACGCGCCGATCATAGAAGATCGCCAGCAGCTGCTGGAAGTTTTCTCCAAGGGCGAGAAGCCGCAAGACAAATGGCTGATCGGCACCGAGCACGAGAAGTTTGTCTATTGCCGCACCGACCTGCACGCCCCCTCCTATGATGAACCCGGCGGTATCCGCGATCTCCTGAATGCGTTGACTGAATTCGGCTGGGAGCCGATCGAGGAGAATGGCAAGGTTATTGCCATGCAAGGCGCCGATGGCACGGTGAGCCTGGAACCGGCCGGCCAGCTCGAACTTTCCGGCGCTGCGCTCGACAATCTGCATGAAACCTGCGCCGAAACCGGCCGCCATCTGCAGCAGGTTAAGGCAATTGGCGAAAAGACCGGCAAGGGGTTTTTGGGTCTCGGCATGTGGCCGGACAAGCGCCGTGACGAGCTGCCGATCATGCCGAAGGGCCGCTACAAGATCATGCTCGATTACATGCCCAAAAAGGGCAATCTCGGGCTCGATATGATGCTGCGGACCTGCACCATCCAGACCAATCTCGATTATTCCAGCGAAGCCGATATGGCGCGCAAATTTCGCGTCGGCCTGGCCCTTCAGCCGCTCGCCACCGCGCTGTTCGCCAACTCGCCCTTTACCGAAGGCAAGCCCAACGGTTTCCTCTCTTTCCGCAGCCATATCTGGTCCGATACCGATCCCGACCGCACCGGCATGCTGCCCTTCGTCTTTGAAGATGGCTTCGGCTATGAACGCTATGCCGATTATGCACTCGATGTGCCGATGTACTTCGCCTATCGCGGCGGCGAATATCTCGACGCTTCAGGCCTGAGCTTCCGGGACTTCCTTAATGGCGAGCTTCCAATCCTCCCCGGCGAAAAGCCGACGATCGATGATTGGAACGACCACCTCTCAACGATCTTTCCCGAAGTGCGCCTTAAAAGTTTTCTCGAGATGCGCGGTGCCGACGGCGGACCGTGGAACCGGATCTGCGCTATGCCCGCGCTCTGGGTCGGATTGCTCTATGATCAGACCGCGCTCGATGCCGCCTGGGACATCGTCAAATCCTGGTCGATCGAAGAGCGAGAAGATTTGCGCAACAGCGTGCCCAAGCTTGGCCTGAAGGCGCCACTACCAAGCGGTCGCACCTTGGGTGATATCGCCGGAGAAGTTCTCGACATCGCGACTGCGGGTTTGAGCGCTCGTGCTCGGCTCAACGGCAGCGGCGATAATGAAAGCGGCTTTCTCGACCCGCTGCGCGAAATCGTTGCGACCGGGAAAACCCCGGCCGAAAGCCTCCTCGAACGCTATCATGGCGCATGGAATGGCGATGTCAGCCGGGTGTATGAAGAAGAGAGTTTTTAG
- a CDS encoding choice-of-anchor X domain-containing protein translates to MIGGRKFALGLMAIFAMILAPHFVAQADLRLPNPPGWYDPDGVATGEDWHYRVPLSIPASSSINSTIQVDVDFDALLAQMGVSGTFDANSVRVVRPNGSLVTVQEFTDTVFGGATDATGNGQGDVRFLLEDAGASTHYIYFDITQNGTKSANPQTPINGNFERGTTGAQSPTQWTGAVTNAAFDAQVRPSENVTVTTNGGGGATQNTDGTPNSGAFSYLIGSRTNNEAQNGIGGTVTRTITVPTTNPGNLTFRYRVEGWDSSDDGASRWDWLEVDVIGATTTQAVGPTAGNYVTFPFSPNKGTQSANTNRSGYGQYNGWDTDTNGVHRSGMTLTPGSEPWFIRTVSLAPYAGQTVTLRFRTDHQTQYRTWFHIDDVEWSVVTATLGTPEAFGVAVLTPGNGADFAPGDTLTIIAQVDANPTAATLPVTANIYDESGTLMASGIELFDDGTHGDATANDGIWTNDNSEAGEPTYTIPPGTSSNNNWTIRIFARDAGTSTIGAQNGLALRPGQPTAEIEANFWNIDDSNFDIVGAEIVVTKISTLLNDPINGAVDPYRIPGAEIRYCITITNNGPADASNVVATDVLPATLSYVTSSMLSGSSCGTAATAEDDDAAGADESDPIGASFSGGTITANAASLTNGTSIALVFRATVN, encoded by the coding sequence ATGATTGGGGGACGTAAATTTGCACTGGGATTGATGGCGATTTTCGCCATGATTCTTGCGCCGCATTTCGTGGCGCAGGCCGATCTGCGCCTGCCCAATCCGCCGGGCTGGTATGACCCGGATGGCGTCGCGACCGGCGAAGACTGGCACTATCGCGTACCGCTCTCAATTCCGGCCAGCTCCAGCATCAACAGCACGATCCAGGTCGATGTGGATTTCGATGCCCTGCTCGCCCAAATGGGTGTGTCCGGGACGTTCGATGCCAACTCGGTTCGCGTGGTCCGCCCCAATGGATCGCTCGTTACCGTCCAGGAATTTACCGACACGGTGTTTGGTGGCGCGACCGATGCAACCGGCAATGGCCAAGGCGATGTCCGTTTCTTGCTCGAAGATGCGGGCGCATCGACCCATTATATCTATTTCGACATCACCCAGAACGGCACAAAATCCGCCAATCCGCAGACCCCAATCAACGGCAACTTCGAGCGCGGCACCACAGGCGCCCAATCTCCTACCCAATGGACAGGCGCAGTTACCAATGCCGCTTTCGACGCCCAGGTTCGCCCATCGGAAAATGTAACGGTAACCACCAATGGCGGTGGCGGAGCGACACAGAATACGGACGGCACGCCGAATAGCGGCGCCTTCTCCTATCTCATTGGTTCGCGAACGAACAACGAAGCCCAAAATGGCATCGGCGGGACGGTCACTCGGACCATCACGGTACCGACCACCAATCCGGGTAACCTGACCTTCCGCTATCGCGTCGAAGGCTGGGATAGCAGCGATGACGGGGCCAGCCGATGGGACTGGCTCGAAGTCGATGTGATCGGTGCCACGACGACCCAAGCGGTCGGCCCGACTGCGGGCAATTATGTCACCTTCCCGTTCAGTCCGAACAAGGGTACCCAATCCGCCAATACAAACCGCTCTGGCTACGGCCAGTATAATGGCTGGGACACGGACACGAACGGCGTCCACCGATCGGGAATGACACTCACGCCCGGCAGCGAGCCCTGGTTCATTCGCACCGTTTCTCTCGCGCCCTATGCAGGCCAAACAGTCACGCTGCGGTTCCGAACTGACCATCAGACGCAATACCGTACCTGGTTTCATATCGACGATGTCGAATGGAGTGTCGTCACCGCGACGCTTGGCACCCCGGAAGCCTTTGGTGTCGCCGTACTGACCCCGGGCAATGGCGCTGATTTTGCCCCTGGCGATACGCTGACGATCATCGCCCAGGTCGATGCGAATCCAACCGCTGCAACGCTGCCCGTGACCGCCAATATCTACGACGAAAGCGGTACCCTGATGGCGTCCGGAATCGAGTTGTTCGATGATGGAACCCACGGCGATGCAACGGCCAATGACGGGATTTGGACAAACGATAACAGCGAGGCGGGCGAGCCGACCTATACGATCCCGCCCGGCACCTCGAGCAACAACAATTGGACGATCCGCATCTTCGCTCGGGATGCTGGAACCAGCACGATCGGTGCCCAGAACGGGCTCGCGCTGAGGCCCGGCCAGCCCACTGCCGAGATTGAAGCGAATTTCTGGAATATCGATGACAGCAATTTCGACATTGTCGGGGCCGAGATCGTCGTGACAAAAATCAGCACCCTGCTGAATGACCCGATCAACGGCGCCGTTGATCCGTATCGGATTCCAGGCGCGGAAATCCGCTACTGCATCACCATCACCAATAATGGCCCGGCCGATGCCAGCAATGTCGTGGCGACCGATGTATTGCCGGCCACGCTCTCCTATGTGACGAGTTCGATGCTCTCCGGATCAAGCTGCGGTACTGCCGCCACGGCCGAAGATGATGATGCTGCGGGAGCCGATGAAAGCGATCCGATTGGGGCCTCCTTTAGCGGTGGTACGATCACCGCCAATGCTGCGTCCCTCACCAATGGGACCAGCATCGCGCTGGTATTCCGCGCCACCGTCAACTGA